In the genome of Luteibacter yeojuensis, one region contains:
- a CDS encoding DUF2007 domain-containing protein, with translation MRQIYTSPRQDNIDRIVALLDEHGIETTVTNRSTWNRPTYQRFSYSQRQDDRNAWPQVWVKHADDFPKARGLLKEIGIEPVVRFQEELQLHRQPDNRPRPQRTASRVRLMVLAIVAGVMLIAVLRATQVL, from the coding sequence ATGCGCCAGATCTATACATCGCCCCGCCAGGACAACATCGACCGCATCGTGGCCCTGCTCGACGAGCACGGCATCGAGACGACGGTGACCAACCGCTCGACCTGGAACCGACCGACCTACCAGCGGTTCAGTTATTCGCAGCGCCAGGACGATCGCAACGCCTGGCCGCAGGTCTGGGTAAAGCATGCCGACGATTTCCCGAAGGCGCGCGGCCTGCTGAAGGAGATCGGCATCGAGCCGGTGGTCCGGTTCCAGGAAGAATTGCAGCTGCACCGCCAGCCGGACAACCGTCCGCGGCCCCAGCGCACCGCCTCCCGCGTGCGCCTCATGGTGCTCGCCATCGTCGCCGGGGTGATGCTCATCGCGGTGCTCAGGGCCACACAGGTGCTCTGA
- a CDS encoding biliverdin-producing heme oxygenase, with product MDGARAVPSPAHIVLRESTRAAHEAAEDSPAMRRLLAGELGETGYLGLLGAHWDLFRDWEEQRGRWLMGHVADAGWRYLSRASRLAMDIHGACSVNEPLKRRKVLDSGLPAAAGSPAAAGSHKAALLHEAWGELYVIEGSALGGRVIVKRLRERFPTLSHHFYAIGENADEPWPRFQSVLDRELTDRAALQSAVAGALRMFARFHQTLQDDAPHV from the coding sequence GTGGACGGCGCCCGCGCAGTCCCTTCGCCGGCCCACATCGTCCTTCGCGAGTCCACGCGCGCCGCGCACGAGGCGGCCGAGGACTCCCCCGCGATGCGGCGGCTGTTGGCGGGGGAGCTTGGCGAGACGGGTTACCTCGGCTTGCTCGGGGCGCACTGGGACTTGTTCCGCGACTGGGAGGAGCAACGCGGCCGGTGGCTCATGGGCCATGTCGCGGATGCAGGCTGGCGATACCTCTCCCGGGCAAGCCGTCTCGCCATGGATATCCACGGCGCGTGCTCCGTGAACGAGCCGCTAAAGCGGCGAAAGGTGCTCGACTCGGGCTTGCCCGCTGCCGCGGGATCGCCGGCAGCAGCCGGTTCCCATAAGGCCGCGCTCCTGCACGAAGCCTGGGGCGAGCTTTACGTCATCGAAGGCTCGGCCCTCGGCGGGCGCGTCATCGTGAAGCGCCTGCGCGAGCGGTTCCCCACCCTTTCCCATCATTTCTACGCCATCGGCGAAAACGCCGACGAACCGTGGCCCCGCTTCCAGTCGGTGCTCGATCGCGAGCTGACCGATCGGGCCGCGTTGCAGTCCGCCGTCGCCGGCGCGCTGCGGATGTTCGCGCGCTTTCACCAGACGCTACAGGACGACGCCCCGCATGTCTGA
- a CDS encoding GAF domain-containing protein, which produces MSDLPDLTACDREPIHIPGSIQPHGALIVVDAVTRTVLQASENIGDIVGIEVETALDAPLHELIDLPGELFGATRPAHSAWVPVDFPHAKKTGAWHAAVHAYDTRWLIEIEPRESYFEDDPARTAQDMARRLEGDPNVERAAARTARTIRSLLGYDRVMVYRFDRDWHGEIIAEARRDDLEAYLGLHYPATDIPAQARALYLRNRVRQISDCKYVPARILPAYDPVTATATDLSDVSLRSVSPVHLEYLGNMGVTATLVASIIVDGRLWGLVSCHHYSPFFADHRMREAADALARAFAMRVAEIEELAEIDIESTLLTVREKLITAFNESDRIDPGMLARLAPELLEVVDADGVAILAGGRVVRHGQVPGEAALLRIRDIASKDAIDAGGVVHTDEAGSWHAELADPAITELAAGLVYLPLPSGPGDAVIWTRTEQVRQVRWGGNPSLAKLETIPGARLSPRQSFEAWQETVRGRSRPWSRQHLDSARALRELIEQSR; this is translated from the coding sequence ATGTCTGACCTTCCCGATCTGACCGCCTGCGATCGCGAGCCCATCCACATCCCGGGCTCCATCCAGCCCCACGGCGCCCTGATCGTCGTCGACGCCGTCACACGGACCGTCCTTCAGGCCAGCGAAAACATAGGCGACATCGTCGGCATCGAGGTAGAGACGGCACTCGACGCGCCGCTGCACGAGCTGATCGACCTTCCGGGCGAACTCTTCGGCGCCACGCGCCCCGCGCATAGCGCCTGGGTGCCGGTCGATTTTCCCCATGCGAAAAAGACCGGCGCGTGGCACGCGGCCGTGCATGCCTACGACACCCGCTGGCTCATCGAGATCGAGCCGCGCGAAAGCTACTTCGAGGACGATCCGGCCCGCACCGCCCAGGACATGGCGCGCAGGCTGGAGGGCGATCCCAACGTGGAGCGCGCCGCCGCGCGCACCGCACGCACCATCCGCAGCCTGCTCGGCTACGACCGCGTCATGGTCTACCGTTTCGATCGCGACTGGCACGGCGAGATCATCGCCGAAGCCCGTCGCGACGACCTGGAGGCGTACCTCGGACTGCACTATCCGGCGACCGATATTCCGGCACAGGCGCGCGCCCTCTACCTGCGCAATCGTGTGCGCCAGATCAGCGACTGCAAATACGTGCCCGCCCGCATCCTGCCGGCTTACGACCCGGTGACCGCGACCGCCACCGACCTCAGCGACGTATCGCTGCGCAGCGTCTCGCCGGTGCATCTCGAATACCTCGGCAACATGGGCGTCACCGCGACCCTGGTCGCCTCCATCATCGTCGACGGCCGGCTCTGGGGCCTTGTTTCCTGCCACCACTACAGCCCCTTCTTCGCGGACCACCGCATGCGCGAGGCCGCGGATGCGCTGGCCCGGGCGTTCGCCATGCGCGTGGCCGAGATCGAGGAACTGGCGGAGATCGACATCGAGAGCACGCTGCTCACGGTGCGCGAAAAGCTGATCACCGCGTTCAACGAGAGCGACCGGATCGATCCCGGCATGCTCGCCCGGCTCGCACCCGAACTGCTCGAAGTGGTCGATGCCGACGGTGTGGCCATCCTCGCCGGCGGCCGCGTGGTACGCCACGGCCAGGTGCCCGGCGAAGCCGCGCTGCTGCGTATCCGCGACATCGCCAGCAAGGACGCGATCGACGCCGGCGGCGTGGTGCATACCGACGAGGCCGGCTCGTGGCACGCGGAGCTGGCCGACCCCGCGATCACGGAACTGGCCGCCGGCCTCGTCTACCTGCCCCTGCCATCCGGTCCCGGCGATGCCGTGATCTGGACGCGTACCGAGCAGGTCCGTCAGGTTCGCTGGGGCGGCAACCCCTCGCTGGCCAAGCTGGAGACGATTCCGGGCGCGAGGCTGTCGCCCCGGCAGAGTTTCGAAGCATGGCAGGAAACCGTGCGCGGCCGCTCACGGCCCTGGTCGCGCCAGCACCTGGACTCGGCGCGTGCATTGCGTGAACTGATCGAACAATCGCGGTGA
- a CDS encoding arginyltransferase — protein sequence MTDRVRLFQTLPHTCGYFAERTAQNLVVDPGAPHLDRLYGPALAKGFRRAGGHLYLPQCTACQACVPCRIDVDGFSIDRGQRRCLKRNADLTVNEQMPGFTHERHALYQRYLHARHSGGGMDAADAEDFQRFLAAPWSPTLFLEFRKGRRLLGVAVTDMALAGLSAVYTFFDPDEQARSLGTFGILQQVELAKRRGVPYVYLGFWIAGHPKMDYKRHFKPLEIRKHGRWIPMP from the coding sequence ATGACCGACCGTGTCCGCCTGTTCCAGACCTTGCCGCACACCTGCGGCTATTTCGCCGAGCGGACGGCGCAGAACCTCGTGGTCGATCCCGGTGCGCCGCATCTCGACAGGCTCTACGGACCCGCGCTCGCCAAGGGATTCCGCCGGGCGGGCGGCCACCTCTACCTTCCGCAGTGCACCGCATGCCAGGCCTGCGTGCCCTGCCGTATCGATGTCGACGGCTTTTCCATCGACCGCGGCCAGCGGCGCTGCCTGAAGCGCAACGCCGACCTGACGGTAAACGAGCAGATGCCGGGTTTCACCCACGAGCGGCACGCGCTCTACCAGCGCTACCTGCATGCGCGGCACAGCGGCGGCGGCATGGACGCGGCGGACGCGGAGGATTTCCAGCGCTTCCTCGCGGCACCCTGGAGTCCCACGCTGTTCCTGGAATTCCGCAAGGGGCGGCGGCTGCTTGGCGTCGCGGTGACCGACATGGCGCTGGCCGGCCTTTCGGCCGTCTATACATTCTTCGATCCGGACGAGCAGGCGCGGAGCCTCGGCACCTTCGGGATCCTGCAACAGGTGGAACTGGCGAAGCGGCGCGGCGTGCCGTATGTCTACCTGGGCTTCTGGATCGCCGGGCACCCGAAGATGGATTACAAGCGGCACTTCAAGCCGCTGGAAATCCGCAAGCATGGGCGCTGGATCCCGATGCCATGA
- a CDS encoding cobalamin-binding protein, whose protein sequence is MSDAYPQRIVCLTEEPTEVLYAIGEEHRIVGISGFTVRPPRARKEKPKVSAFTSAKIGQILDLKPDLAIGFSDLQADIAQELIRAGVEVWISNHRSVDGIVAYIRRLGAMVGATAKAEELARRVEAQLARIAAQATALPRRPRVYFEEWDEPLITGIRWVGELVRIAGGDDVFPELLEEPLAKQRILADPMEVVRRAPDIVFGSWCGKRFRPERVAARPGWADMPAVRDGELHEIKSPIILQPGPAALFDGIEAMHEVIARWARR, encoded by the coding sequence ATGTCCGACGCCTATCCGCAGCGAATCGTCTGCCTCACCGAAGAACCGACCGAAGTCCTCTACGCCATCGGCGAGGAGCATCGCATCGTCGGTATTTCCGGCTTCACCGTGCGGCCGCCGAGGGCACGCAAGGAAAAGCCGAAAGTCTCCGCTTTCACCAGCGCGAAGATCGGCCAGATCCTCGACCTGAAACCCGATCTCGCCATTGGCTTCTCCGACCTGCAGGCCGACATCGCACAGGAGCTTATCCGGGCGGGCGTGGAGGTATGGATCAGCAACCACCGCAGCGTGGATGGCATCGTGGCCTATATCCGCCGTCTGGGCGCCATGGTCGGCGCCACGGCGAAAGCCGAGGAGCTGGCCCGGCGGGTCGAAGCGCAGCTGGCCCGGATCGCCGCGCAGGCGACCGCCTTGCCACGTCGGCCGCGGGTGTATTTCGAGGAGTGGGACGAGCCGCTCATCACCGGCATCCGCTGGGTGGGCGAGTTGGTGCGCATCGCCGGCGGCGACGACGTGTTTCCGGAACTGCTCGAGGAGCCGTTGGCGAAGCAGCGTATCCTCGCGGACCCGATGGAAGTGGTCCGGCGTGCGCCGGACATCGTCTTCGGCTCCTGGTGCGGCAAGCGCTTCCGGCCGGAACGCGTGGCCGCCCGTCCAGGCTGGGCCGACATGCCCGCCGTCCGCGACGGCGAGTTGCACGAGATCAAGTCGCCGATCATCCTGCAGCCCGGCCCGGCGGCGCTGTTCGACGGCATCGAGGCGATGCACGAGGTGATCGCGCGCTGGGCAAGGCGCTGA
- a CDS encoding secondary thiamine-phosphate synthase enzyme YjbQ produces MSRAQPVQHIAQTTFTVHTRGRSLSEITDRIAEAVVASGVGTGVAHVFVQHTSASLLVGENADPVVVADLERFFARLVPDGDPLFRHRDEGPDDMPAHVRAVLTGVSLSLPVHGGKPLLGTWQGVFLYEHRHEAHQRKITVTVSGH; encoded by the coding sequence ATGAGCCGAGCCCAGCCCGTCCAGCACATCGCGCAGACCACGTTCACCGTGCACACGCGCGGACGGTCGCTCAGCGAGATCACCGACCGCATCGCGGAGGCGGTGGTCGCGAGCGGGGTCGGCACCGGCGTCGCGCATGTCTTCGTGCAGCACACCAGCGCCTCGCTGCTCGTCGGCGAGAACGCGGACCCGGTCGTCGTGGCCGACCTGGAGCGGTTCTTCGCGCGTCTCGTGCCCGACGGCGATCCGCTGTTCCGGCATCGCGACGAAGGCCCCGACGACATGCCCGCCCATGTGCGCGCGGTGCTCACCGGCGTCTCGCTCTCGCTCCCCGTGCACGGCGGCAAGCCCTTGCTCGGGACGTGGCAGGGCGTGTTCCTCTACGAGCACCGTCACGAAGCGCACCAGCGCAAGATCACAGTAACCGTCTCAGGCCACTGA
- the pdxH gene encoding pyridoxamine 5'-phosphate oxidase, whose protein sequence is MLTPPILDTFRGLLAEARASGDREPTAMNLSTVDSGGRVHSRIVLLKAIDEKGLRFFTNYESAKAGEIAQHAQVALCFHWKQIREGIQVRFEGRATKTDADESDAYFATRARGSQIGAWASKQSRELPDRQTFEDRVAHYENEFAGRDVPRPPHWGGYLVEPDRVEFWYGATFRLHERIVHAADGTSWTSRLLYP, encoded by the coding sequence ATGCTCACCCCACCGATCCTCGATACCTTCCGCGGCCTGCTCGCCGAGGCCAGGGCCAGCGGCGACCGCGAACCCACCGCCATGAACCTCTCCACCGTGGACAGCGGCGGCCGGGTCCATTCACGCATCGTGCTGCTCAAGGCCATCGACGAGAAAGGCCTGCGCTTCTTCACCAACTACGAAAGCGCCAAGGCCGGCGAGATCGCGCAGCATGCGCAGGTGGCGCTGTGCTTCCATTGGAAGCAGATCCGCGAAGGCATCCAGGTCCGCTTCGAAGGCCGTGCCACGAAGACGGACGCCGACGAGTCGGATGCCTATTTCGCCACCCGCGCCCGCGGCAGCCAGATCGGAGCGTGGGCGTCGAAGCAGAGCCGGGAGCTTCCGGACCGGCAGACCTTCGAGGACCGCGTGGCGCATTACGAGAATGAATTCGCGGGCCGCGACGTGCCGCGTCCGCCGCACTGGGGCGGATACCTCGTGGAGCCGGACCGCGTGGAATTCTGGTACGGCGCCACGTTCCGCCTCCACGAACGCATCGTGCACGCCGCCGACGGTACAAGCTGGACGAGCCGTCTGCTTTATCCCTAG
- a CDS encoding kinase, producing the protein MESADASTLAATVLGRFEGAVAQAEQPFVLGLSGLQGSGKSTLAAALVDAARERGWAAVALSLDDVYLTRAERAVLAVEVHPLLRTRGVPGTHDLALLASTLDALAKASPGKPVAIPRFDKGRDDRREPALWPAIAEPPKLVVLEGWCLGVEPAVDPADLTEPMNALERCEDPDGRWRRWVDARLAEYLPVWKRIDALTLLRAPSWDVVATWRAEAEKPLRERGEPGAMDDAALSRFLQHYERISRRALETLEQKAGLTIHLDKSRRATNL; encoded by the coding sequence ATGGAATCCGCCGATGCTAGCACGCTGGCCGCTACCGTCCTCGGACGTTTCGAGGGCGCCGTGGCGCAGGCGGAACAGCCTTTCGTCCTCGGCCTCTCGGGGCTGCAGGGCAGCGGCAAGAGCACGCTCGCCGCCGCGCTCGTCGATGCGGCACGGGAGCGTGGCTGGGCTGCGGTGGCGCTGTCCCTCGACGATGTCTACCTCACCCGTGCGGAGCGCGCGGTGCTCGCCGTCGAAGTGCATCCCCTCCTGCGTACCCGCGGCGTCCCGGGCACGCACGACCTCGCCCTGCTCGCCTCGACGCTCGACGCGCTCGCCAAGGCGTCGCCTGGGAAGCCGGTAGCCATCCCGCGTTTCGACAAAGGACGGGACGATCGCCGTGAACCGGCCCTCTGGCCCGCGATCGCCGAACCGCCGAAGCTCGTCGTGCTCGAGGGATGGTGTCTTGGCGTGGAACCGGCGGTCGATCCGGCCGACCTGACCGAGCCGATGAATGCACTGGAGCGATGCGAAGACCCGGACGGCCGCTGGCGGCGATGGGTCGACGCGCGCCTCGCCGAATACCTTCCCGTCTGGAAGCGCATCGACGCGCTGACGCTGTTGCGCGCGCCGTCGTGGGATGTCGTGGCGACGTGGCGTGCGGAAGCCGAAAAGCCCTTGCGCGAGCGTGGCGAACCGGGGGCGATGGACGATGCGGCGCTTTCGCGATTCCTCCAGCATTACGAACGGATCAGCCGGCGGGCGTTGGAGACGCTCGAGCAAAAAGCCGGTTTGACGATCCACCTCGATAAAAGCAGGCGCGCCACAAACTTGTAG
- a CDS encoding NAD-dependent epimerase/dehydratase family protein — protein MLATSLSRRYETVLVAGAGDVGTRLARRLVAEGRQVFALRRGEAAGGDGIAWLRGDLTRPETLAGLPRVDALVFAPAPDARDEAAYRAVFVDGLRHLWEALPAPPERTIFVSSSAVYGEHGGAWVDEDTPPDPPGFNGRVLLEAERWLASRGAGGVSLRLAGLYGPGRTQLFERLREGKAAVPRGRRVYANRIHVDDAAAALAFLLDLDATEAVYVGVDDTPLPIDELYDAIARLLGAPLPSDGPGPTGVGNKRLSNARLRAAGFRCEWPDAREGYASLV, from the coding sequence ATGCTAGCAACAAGCCTTTCCCGGAGATACGAAACGGTGCTGGTGGCCGGTGCCGGCGACGTTGGCACGCGGCTGGCGCGGCGCCTGGTAGCGGAGGGGCGGCAAGTGTTCGCCCTGCGCCGCGGCGAGGCGGCCGGCGGCGACGGTATCGCGTGGCTGCGCGGCGACCTGACGCGGCCGGAAACGCTTGCCGGGCTGCCCCGGGTGGACGCCCTGGTGTTCGCACCCGCGCCGGACGCGCGCGACGAGGCCGCTTACCGCGCCGTGTTCGTCGACGGCCTGCGTCACCTGTGGGAGGCGCTACCGGCACCGCCGGAACGGACGATCTTCGTGTCGTCCTCGGCCGTCTATGGCGAACACGGCGGCGCCTGGGTGGACGAGGATACGCCGCCCGATCCGCCGGGCTTCAACGGACGGGTGCTGCTCGAGGCGGAACGCTGGCTGGCCTCGCGCGGTGCGGGTGGGGTATCGCTGCGGCTCGCCGGCCTCTACGGGCCCGGGCGGACGCAGTTGTTCGAACGGCTGCGCGAAGGCAAGGCGGCGGTGCCGCGCGGACGGCGTGTCTACGCCAACCGCATCCATGTCGACGATGCGGCGGCGGCGCTGGCGTTTCTCCTGGACCTCGACGCAACGGAGGCAGTCTATGTGGGCGTCGACGATACGCCCCTGCCGATCGACGAACTCTATGACGCCATCGCCCGCCTTCTCGGTGCGCCGTTACCGTCCGATGGCCCCGGTCCGACCGGGGTGGGAAACAAACGGCTCTCCAACGCGCGGCTGCGCGCCGCGGGCTTCCGCTGCGAATGGCCCGACGCCCGCGAAGGCTACGCTTCGCTCGTGTAG
- a CDS encoding shikimate kinase encodes MSAMNPSPNLFLVGPTGAGKTSIGQRLAAHYGLPFVDLDVEIERRCGTTIAELFANEGEAGFRAHERAHLDEFSLREGIVLATGAGAVLDPASREALMSRGTVLMLGVDVDEQLDRLQGDTARPLLAVDDRRGRLESLAEHRNHLYEEIADLIFRGRRESVDDAVPRAIALLDRHWKRT; translated from the coding sequence ATGAGCGCGATGAATCCTTCGCCCAACCTGTTCCTCGTCGGCCCTACGGGCGCCGGCAAGACCTCGATCGGACAGCGCCTCGCGGCGCATTACGGCCTGCCCTTTGTCGACCTCGACGTGGAGATCGAAAGGCGCTGCGGCACGACGATCGCCGAACTCTTCGCGAACGAAGGCGAGGCGGGTTTCCGCGCGCATGAACGCGCGCACCTGGACGAGTTTAGTCTGCGCGAAGGCATCGTGCTCGCCACGGGAGCCGGCGCCGTGCTCGACCCGGCCAGCCGCGAGGCGCTGATGTCGCGCGGCACCGTGCTGATGCTCGGCGTGGATGTGGACGAACAGCTCGACCGTCTCCAGGGGGACACCGCGCGCCCCCTGCTCGCCGTCGACGACCGCCGAGGCCGCCTTGAATCGCTGGCCGAACACCGCAACCACCTGTACGAGGAGATCGCGGACCTGATCTTCCGCGGACGGCGCGAAAGCGTCGACGATGCCGTGCCCCGCGCCATCGCCCTCCTCGACCGTCACTGGAAACGCACCTGA
- the aroB gene encoding 3-dehydroquinate synthase, with product METLHVDLAGRSYPIWIGPGLLGDSARWRALIRGRQVLVVSNTTVAPLYLHSLAKGLEGLHWSSFLLDDGETHKTFANVGRVLEALGELGARRDACIVALGGGVVGDLAGFAAACWMRGIDFIQMPTTLLAMVDSSVGGKTGVNLPVGKNLAGAFHQPRGVVADTDLLRTLPQREYRAGMAEVVKGAAIGDPDFFAWLEANADALAAREQAPLIEAIARKCAYKAGVVSRDETEQGERALLNLGHTFGHAIETAGNYSEMLHGEAVAIGMVLAARLSERLGMAGAGDTARLVALLGRLGLPTEPSGQHPASRLLELMRLDKKNSAGTQRLILWRGIGKAEIVAHVPEAAVLDVLLPG from the coding sequence ATGGAAACCCTGCATGTCGACCTCGCGGGTCGCAGCTACCCGATCTGGATCGGCCCCGGCCTTCTCGGCGACAGCGCACGCTGGCGTGCGCTCATCCGCGGCAGACAGGTGCTCGTCGTAAGCAACACCACCGTCGCCCCCCTTTATCTCCACTCGCTGGCGAAGGGTCTGGAAGGCTTGCACTGGTCGTCATTCCTGCTGGACGACGGCGAGACGCACAAGACCTTCGCCAACGTGGGCCGCGTCCTGGAAGCCCTGGGCGAACTCGGCGCCAGGCGCGATGCCTGCATCGTCGCGCTCGGCGGCGGCGTGGTCGGCGACCTCGCCGGATTCGCCGCCGCCTGCTGGATGCGCGGGATCGACTTCATCCAGATGCCGACCACCCTGCTGGCGATGGTCGATTCCTCGGTGGGCGGCAAGACCGGCGTGAACCTGCCGGTGGGCAAGAACCTGGCCGGTGCGTTCCACCAGCCGCGCGGCGTGGTGGCGGACACCGATCTGCTCCGCACGCTGCCGCAGCGCGAATACCGCGCAGGCATGGCCGAGGTCGTGAAGGGCGCCGCCATCGGCGACCCCGACTTCTTCGCGTGGCTGGAAGCGAACGCCGACGCGCTCGCCGCGCGTGAACAGGCACCGCTGATCGAGGCGATCGCGCGCAAGTGCGCCTACAAGGCGGGCGTGGTGTCGCGCGACGAAACCGAACAGGGCGAGCGCGCCCTGCTCAACCTCGGGCACACCTTCGGCCATGCGATCGAAACCGCCGGCAACTACAGCGAGATGCTGCACGGCGAAGCCGTGGCCATCGGCATGGTGCTCGCCGCCCGTCTGTCCGAGCGGCTGGGCATGGCCGGCGCCGGGGATACGGCTCGCCTGGTCGCCCTGCTCGGCCGCCTGGGACTGCCTACGGAGCCCTCGGGCCAGCATCCGGCCAGCCGCCTGCTGGAGCTGATGCGCCTGGACAAGAAGAACAGCGCCGGTACCCAGCGCCTGATCCTCTGGCGCGGCATCGGCAAGGCCGAAATCGTGGCCCATGTCCCCGAGGCCGCGGTGCTCGACGTGCTGCTACCCGGCTGA
- a CDS encoding WGR domain-containing protein, translating into MRIYLQTMPEAGAESPRYVQITLEQDLLGGWTLYRESGVQGGKAMLKREVYVDRDAALAAFTKARDAQIKKGFKVMFSQGQESAHGR; encoded by the coding sequence ATGCGGATCTACCTGCAAACCATGCCCGAAGCGGGGGCGGAGTCGCCCCGTTACGTCCAGATCACGCTCGAGCAGGATCTGCTCGGCGGCTGGACCCTGTACCGCGAGAGCGGCGTGCAGGGCGGCAAGGCCATGCTCAAGCGCGAGGTGTACGTCGACCGCGACGCTGCGCTGGCCGCATTCACCAAGGCGCGCGACGCCCAGATCAAGAAAGGTTTCAAGGTCATGTTCAGCCAGGGACAGGAGTCGGCGCATGGCCGCTGA
- the hemE gene encoding uroporphyrinogen decarboxylase, with protein sequence MAAELRNDRFLRALRREPTDTTPIWVMRQAGRYLPEYRATRARAGSFMGLATHPEYACEVTLQPLRRFALDAAILFSDILTIPDAMGLGLSFEQGEGPRFARPLRDAAAIEALAVPDMDGELRYVMDAVRLIRKELDGRVPLIGFSGSPWTLACYMVEGEGSRDFARVKALAWDQPALAHRLLDTVARSVAAYLVAQAHAGAQALMVFDTWGGLLGPGPFREFSLRYMAQVVEALKADPVSRDLPVILFSKGAGGQLEALADTGCAGLGVDWTLDIGEARRRVGDRVALQGNLDPAVLRASPEVVAREARAVLDAFGNHPGHVFNLGHGITPEVDPENVKVLVDTVHEHGRALRA encoded by the coding sequence ATGGCCGCTGAACTCCGCAACGACCGTTTCCTCCGCGCCCTCCGCCGCGAACCGACCGACACCACGCCCATCTGGGTGATGCGCCAGGCCGGTCGCTACCTCCCGGAATACCGCGCCACGCGCGCCCGGGCCGGCAGCTTCATGGGGCTGGCGACCCACCCCGAATACGCCTGCGAAGTCACGCTGCAACCGCTGCGACGCTTCGCGCTGGATGCCGCCATCCTGTTCTCGGACATCCTCACCATTCCCGACGCGATGGGCCTCGGCCTTTCGTTCGAACAGGGCGAGGGTCCGCGCTTCGCGCGTCCGTTGCGCGACGCTGCCGCCATCGAGGCACTGGCCGTACCGGACATGGACGGGGAACTGCGTTACGTGATGGACGCGGTACGCCTGATCCGCAAGGAACTGGACGGACGCGTCCCGCTGATCGGCTTCTCCGGCAGCCCGTGGACGCTCGCCTGCTACATGGTCGAAGGCGAGGGCTCGCGCGACTTCGCGCGGGTGAAGGCCCTGGCGTGGGACCAGCCTGCCCTCGCGCACCGGCTACTGGATACCGTGGCCCGCTCGGTCGCCGCATACCTCGTTGCCCAGGCCCATGCCGGCGCGCAGGCGCTGATGGTGTTCGACACCTGGGGCGGCCTGCTCGGTCCGGGACCGTTCCGCGAGTTTTCCCTGCGCTACATGGCCCAGGTGGTCGAAGCGCTGAAGGCCGATCCGGTCAGCCGGGACCTGCCGGTGATCCTCTTTTCCAAGGGCGCGGGCGGTCAGCTGGAAGCACTGGCCGACACCGGCTGCGCGGGGCTGGGCGTCGACTGGACGCTGGACATCGGCGAAGCCCGCCGCCGCGTGGGCGACCGCGTGGCACTGCAGGGCAACCTCGACCCGGCGGTACTGCGCGCCTCACCCGAGGTCGTGGCACGCGAAGCCCGCGCGGTACTGGATGCCTTCGGCAACCACCCGGGGCACGTGTTCAACCTGGGCCACGGGATCACGCCGGAAGTGGATCCGGAAAACGTGAAGGTGCTGGTGGATACCGTGCACGAGCACGGGCGCGCCCTTCGCGCTTGA
- a CDS encoding tetratricopeptide repeat protein — translation MYRLRFCAIAAVTLVAACSQPAPPQATRPSKPAYDIVAQVRAAGEREKSAIEVAPLRDPGVQGLEHAAQADERAGKYDEADAKLVQALKMAPEAPELIQDRAEIAIRRQAYPLAEKLAKQSYEMGPKSGSLCARNWQTVVEMRLQAGDGNGANAARGELAKCHIAGPNRF, via the coding sequence ATGTATCGCCTTCGTTTCTGTGCCATCGCCGCCGTCACGCTTGTCGCCGCCTGCAGCCAGCCCGCCCCGCCGCAGGCCACCCGCCCCAGCAAGCCCGCCTACGACATCGTCGCCCAGGTCCGCGCCGCGGGCGAACGCGAAAAATCCGCGATCGAGGTCGCGCCGCTGCGCGATCCGGGCGTCCAGGGTCTCGAGCACGCGGCGCAGGCGGACGAGCGCGCCGGCAAATACGACGAGGCCGATGCGAAGCTGGTGCAGGCACTGAAGATGGCTCCCGAGGCGCCGGAACTCATTCAGGACCGCGCCGAGATCGCCATCCGCCGCCAGGCATACCCGCTGGCGGAGAAGCTGGCCAAGCAGTCGTACGAGATGGGTCCGAAGTCGGGCAGCCTGTGTGCCCGCAACTGGCAGACCGTCGTGGAGATGCGCCTGCAGGCCGGCGACGGCAACGGCGCGAACGCGGCCCGCGGCGAACTGGCGAAGTGCCATATCGCGGGGCCCAATCGCTTCTGA